CGATGAGTGCAGGTGGCTTGCAATGCGGAGGCGGGTGTTTTGGGCATTGGAAGTGAAAATCGTTCGCTAACGGGGATTTACAAACTTACTGCATAAGAGTAACAGCATGGTGAATACCGACCGTGATATGTTCACCTGCCCGCACTATGGGCTGTGGCTTTCGCCGATGGCTTACTATAACCCGCAACAACCCCGTTTATCATGATTGATTGGTGGAATGGACTCTCTCTGGCGCTGCAGGTGTTTTATGGCATCGGGTTGCTCTCGGCTTTGATGTCGGTGCTGCAGCTCGGCCTCTCTTTGCTGGGCTGGGGCGGTGATGCGCTGGACTTGGATTTGGAGGTCGGCGACGCCGATTCGGCAGGTGCCAGTCTAATTTCGGGCCAGACGTTGTCGGCGTTCTTTCTCGGTTTCGGCTGGGTCGGTGCGGCGGTGATCACGGCAGGTTTGGGTCTGCTGATTGCGATCATCACGGCCTCGGTGGTCGGCGTGATCGTGATGTTCGCCGTTTATTTCATGATCCGCCAGGTGCTGCGCCTGCAGGCGAAGGGCAACCTCGATTACCACAACGCGATCGGCGAGGAGGCGATGGTGTATGTGACGTTGCCGGGTAACGACGAGGACGGCGGCGGTCAGATCCAATTTATGATCCAGGGCCGACTGCGCACGGCCAGTGCCCGCAAGGTCACGCCGGGAGCGGTGAAACCCGGCGAAAAGGTCCGCATCACCGGCATGTTTGGCGAGACCTCCTTCGTGGTGGAATCGCTCCGTGAGACGCCGCCCGCGCCAACGCTTTCTTCATCCTAGTCCTAGTCGTAATCCAACTATGTTAAACCTACCCATCCTGCTCGGCATCGCTGCCGGCATCGTCTTCTTCGTTGGCTTTCTGGTGACCGCGGCCTCGCGCTACAAGCGCTGCCCGTCGGACCGCCTGCTGGTGGTTTATGGTAAGATCGCCGGCGGCAAATCCGCCAACTGTTACCATGGTGGTGCGGCCTTTGTGTGGCCGGTCATTCAAGGCTACCAATACCTCGACCTCACCCCGATGCCGATCGACATCCGGTTGGAAGGAGCGCTCTCGAAACAGAACATCCGCGTCAACACGCCGTCCACGTTCACGGTCGGTATTTCGACCGAACCGGGCGTGATGGAGAACGCCGCCGAGCGTCTGTTGGGGCTGGGTCTCGCGGAAATCAAGGAACTGGCGAAGGACATCATCTTCGGCCAGATGCGCGTGGTCATCGCCACGATGGACATCGAGGAAATCAACGCCGACCGCGACAAGTTGATCGCCAACATTTCCATGGGCGTGGAGGTCGAACTCAAGAAGGTCGGTCTGCGTCTCATCAACGTGAACGTGCAGGACATCACCGATGCTTCGGGCTACATCGATGCGCTCGGTCAGGAGGCCGCTTCGAAGGCCATCGCCGAAGCCAAGGTGAAGGTGGCGCAAGCCCATCGCGACGGTGACATCGGTGCGGCTGAAGCGCAGCGCGACCAGCGTGTGCGCGTGGCCGAAGCCGATGCCGTGGCAACCGAGGGTGAAAACGCTGCCAAAGTGACGGTGGCCAATTCCCACGCTAGTCGTCGCGTGAAGGAAGCAGAAGCCGAACGGATGGCGGTCACGTCGGAAAAGGTGGC
This portion of the Actomonas aquatica genome encodes:
- a CDS encoding flotillin family protein yields the protein MLNLPILLGIAAGIVFFVGFLVTAASRYKRCPSDRLLVVYGKIAGGKSANCYHGGAAFVWPVIQGYQYLDLTPMPIDIRLEGALSKQNIRVNTPSTFTVGISTEPGVMENAAERLLGLGLAEIKELAKDIIFGQMRVVIATMDIEEINADRDKLIANISMGVEVELKKVGLRLINVNVQDITDASGYIDALGQEAASKAIAEAKVKVAQAHRDGDIGAAEAQRDQRVRVAEADAVATEGENAAKVTVANSHASRRVKEAEAERMAVTSEKVAQATALKDSYVAEEAAEKQRAIKEKATQEANVIVPAEVDRDKAIVDAEARAEAVRRIQKGEADAVRLQKQAEADGLKAVKQAEADGLRFRLTAEADGQRLKMLAEAEGVEALLKNKAKGFAELVSSFSSEEQAQLMLVIEQLPRLVEEQVKAIQNLKIDKVTVWDSGKGADGKSSTTNFLSGLVGALPPLHEITRNVGVELPEYLGKLGSQPAPKAAAKPADAADESSS